In uncultured Desulfovibrio sp., a single window of DNA contains:
- the secA gene encoding preprotein translocase subunit SecA: MFGFLFKKIFGSTNDRYLRKLHPMVQRINAFEPEMQQLADADFPVRIAQYRQEVQDGTRTLDALLPEVFALVREASSRILGMRHYDVQLVGGMVLHKGKIAEMKTGEGKTLVATLPVVLNALSGKGVHVVTVNDYLAKRDSAWMGQLYEFLGLTTGVIVHGLDDEERKAEYAKDITYGTNNEFGFDYLRDNMKFYANQLVQRGHNFAIVDEVDSILIDEARTPLIISGASDESVGMYRTVDDIVRQLTAEHYTVDEKARTAMLTDDGVARCEELLKLDNLFDPANITAQHHVMQSLKAHQIFKRDVDYIVQEDQVIIVDEFTGRLMAGRRYSDGLHQALEAKEHVTIAAENQTLASITFQNYFRLYDKLSGMTGTADTEAVEFHQIYSLEVISIPPNRPMVRKDYPDLIYRSRQEKFDAIVEAIAELHKKEQPVLVGTISIETSEMLSHRLSKLGIPHSVLNAKQHEKEAEIVALAGQRGRVTIATNMAGRGTDIMLGEGVVDLGGLHILGTERHESRRIDNQLRGRSGRQGDPGSSRFYLSLEDDLMRLFGSDRIKGLMEKLGLRDGEAIENAMVTRAVEGAQKRVEAHHFEIRKTLLDYDNVMNQQREVIYTLRRELMVEEDLEPVLQEFMSDVLDDVYSPLASLPVDGQDDARAAALARLRDVFNLDRVLDEGARLPEREETEVMAQGILDKLKAETGPTYADILRYFLLEELDRCWKEHLRNMDALRDGIGLRGYGQRDPKLEYKREGFEMFQAMLFQIRESVFRALTRIRVQIEPIAAEPEQQEVEVPVEEPQLSPVSREYRHKESNSQLSYSSGGSISEDPKKPAKAAPRIGRNDLCPCGSGKKYKKCCGQDK, from the coding sequence ATGTTTGGTTTTCTTTTCAAAAAAATCTTCGGCAGCACCAACGACCGCTACTTGCGCAAGCTCCACCCCATGGTACAGCGCATAAACGCGTTCGAGCCTGAAATGCAGCAGCTGGCCGATGCCGACTTTCCTGTACGCATTGCGCAATACCGTCAGGAAGTGCAGGACGGCACAAGGACTCTCGACGCTCTGCTGCCCGAAGTTTTTGCTCTGGTGCGCGAGGCCTCAAGCCGCATACTGGGCATGCGCCACTATGACGTGCAGCTCGTCGGCGGCATGGTTCTGCACAAGGGCAAAATTGCCGAAATGAAAACCGGCGAAGGCAAAACCTTGGTGGCCACCCTGCCCGTGGTGCTCAACGCCCTGTCTGGCAAGGGCGTGCACGTGGTCACGGTCAACGATTACCTTGCCAAACGCGACTCGGCCTGGATGGGCCAGCTATACGAATTTCTGGGCCTGACTACGGGCGTCATCGTGCATGGCCTTGATGACGAAGAACGCAAGGCCGAATACGCCAAGGATATCACCTACGGCACCAACAATGAATTCGGCTTCGACTACCTGCGCGACAACATGAAATTCTACGCCAACCAGCTGGTGCAGCGCGGGCACAATTTTGCCATTGTGGACGAAGTGGACTCCATCCTCATCGATGAAGCCAGAACGCCGCTCATCATTTCCGGCGCTTCCGATGAGTCGGTGGGCATGTACCGCACGGTGGACGACATTGTCCGTCAGCTCACCGCCGAACACTACACGGTGGACGAAAAAGCCCGCACCGCCATGCTCACCGATGATGGCGTGGCCCGGTGCGAGGAACTGCTCAAGCTGGACAACCTTTTTGACCCCGCCAACATCACGGCCCAACACCATGTGATGCAGTCGCTCAAGGCGCATCAGATTTTCAAGCGCGATGTGGATTATATTGTTCAGGAAGACCAGGTAATTATTGTTGACGAATTCACTGGCCGCCTTATGGCTGGCCGCCGCTATTCAGATGGCCTGCATCAGGCGCTGGAAGCCAAGGAACACGTCACCATCGCGGCTGAAAACCAGACGCTGGCCTCCATCACCTTCCAGAACTACTTCCGCCTGTACGACAAGCTTTCGGGCATGACCGGTACTGCGGATACCGAAGCTGTGGAATTCCATCAGATCTACAGCCTTGAGGTCATCTCCATTCCCCCCAACAGGCCCATGGTTCGCAAGGATTATCCTGACCTCATCTACCGTTCGCGGCAGGAAAAGTTTGACGCCATTGTTGAAGCCATTGCCGAACTGCACAAAAAAGAGCAGCCCGTGCTTGTGGGCACAATTTCCATTGAAACGTCCGAAATGCTTTCGCACCGGCTGAGCAAACTCGGCATTCCGCACAGCGTGCTCAATGCCAAGCAGCACGAGAAAGAAGCCGAGATTGTGGCGCTGGCAGGCCAGAGAGGCCGCGTCACCATTGCCACCAACATGGCTGGCCGTGGTACGGACATCATGCTGGGCGAAGGCGTTGTGGATCTGGGCGGCCTGCACATTCTTGGCACAGAACGGCACGAAAGCCGCCGCATCGACAACCAGCTGCGTGGCCGCTCGGGCCGTCAGGGCGATCCTGGCTCTTCGCGCTTCTACCTTTCGCTGGAAGACGACCTCATGCGCCTCTTTGGCTCTGACCGTATCAAGGGCCTCATGGAAAAACTTGGCCTGCGCGATGGCGAAGCCATTGAGAATGCCATGGTTACCCGCGCGGTGGAAGGCGCTCAAAAGCGTGTGGAAGCCCACCACTTTGAAATACGCAAAACACTGCTTGATTATGACAACGTCATGAACCAGCAGCGCGAAGTTATCTACACCCTGCGCCGCGAGCTCATGGTTGAGGAAGACCTTGAGCCCGTTTTGCAGGAATTCATGAGCGATGTGCTGGATGACGTGTACAGCCCGCTGGCATCCCTGCCTGTGGACGGTCAGGACGATGCCCGCGCCGCAGCTCTGGCGCGGCTGCGCGATGTCTTCAACCTCGACAGAGTGCTTGATGAAGGCGCACGCCTGCCCGAACGCGAAGAAACCGAAGTTATGGCCCAGGGTATTCTTGACAAGCTCAAGGCGGAAACCGGCCCCACCTATGCCGATATTCTGCGTTACTTTCTGCTGGAAGAGCTTGACCGCTGCTGGAAAGAACATTTGCGCAACATGGACGCCCTGCGCGACGGCATAGGTCTGCGCGGCTACGGCCAGCGCGATCCCAAGCTGGAATACAAACGCGAAGGCTTTGAAATGTTCCAGGCCATGCTGTTCCAGATTCGCGAAAGCGTGTTCCGCGCCCTTACGCGCATTCGTGTACAGATTGAGCCTATCGCCGCCGAACCCGAACAGCAGGAAGTGGAAGTGCCGGTCGAAGAGCCGCAGCTTTCCCCTGTGTCGCGGGAATACCGCCATAAGGAAAGCAATTCGCAGCTTTCTTACTCCAGCGGCGGCAGCATTTCGGAAGACCCCAAGAAGCCCGCCAAGGCCGCGCCGCGTATTGGCCGCAATGACCTTTGCCCCTGCGGCAGCGGCAAAAAGTACAAAAAGTGCTGCGGGCAGGATAAATAG
- a CDS encoding multidrug efflux SMR transporter → MAWFALSLAVVTEILWALSLKWASTLGNWQAAAVPIVLSFVNMGLLALAMRGLPAGMTYALWTGAGTVGVVLGGALFFGDKVSLPQLFFIALIIIGSVGTKFFSSQA, encoded by the coding sequence ATGGCATGGTTTGCATTGAGTTTGGCCGTGGTGACCGAGATTTTGTGGGCGCTCAGCCTCAAGTGGGCTTCTACGCTGGGCAACTGGCAGGCCGCGGCAGTGCCCATTGTGCTGAGCTTCGTGAATATGGGCCTGCTGGCACTGGCCATGCGCGGGCTCCCGGCGGGGATGACCTATGCCCTCTGGACAGGCGCAGGCACTGTGGGCGTGGTTCTGGGCGGGGCGCTTTTTTTCGGCGACAAGGTTTCGCTGCCCCAGCTGTTTTTCATCGCCCTTATCATCATCGGCAGCGTAGGGACAAAGTTTTTTTCATCCCAGGCATAG
- the eis gene encoding enhanced intracellular survival protein Eis, producing the protein MRILHKQQHLPPLEGPRLEPHPFRGAGVPPDEHDGAPLVPVARPERGSAAQGTAAPHREAPSGKDVGTEAFELRQLGEEDFEEFEALLRYAFQVSTSEMARIGWSDMEMKQSKMPIFEASHVMGWFYKGHLASQIVIYPMEVNIQGEICKMGGITGVATYPEYTGRGLIHSLIGKSLEYMRSQQQIVSYLCPYSIPLYRKHGWEIVSDKMTFAIKDTQLPKRHPVDGQIERVDIECEDLHRVYKYFALQEHGALIRGKLEWEEYWRWDSDDVMAAVYYSADGKPLGYVIYYIENEVFSIKEMVYLNQEAKYGIWNYISAHFSMITKVEGANYTGEPIAFQFEDSEIDESIQPYAMARIVDVQRFIELYSFQFEDPKLTLELEVSDVMAPWNNGIFHVSWRDGRTFCEKVNTWSTGHRLSLDIKTLTTMLMGYKRPTYLYNNDRIDMDYHLLKTLETLIPPDKPYFSDYF; encoded by the coding sequence ATGCGTATTCTTCATAAACAGCAACATCTTCCCCCTCTTGAGGGGCCACGGCTTGAGCCGCATCCTTTTCGTGGCGCAGGGGTGCCCCCTGACGAACACGATGGTGCACCGCTTGTTCCTGTTGCCCGACCCGAGCGCGGGTCAGCCGCGCAGGGCACTGCCGCCCCCCACAGAGAAGCCCCTTCGGGCAAGGACGTAGGCACAGAAGCCTTTGAACTGCGCCAGCTTGGCGAAGAGGATTTTGAAGAATTTGAGGCCCTGCTGCGCTACGCCTTTCAGGTCAGCACATCCGAAATGGCCCGTATCGGCTGGTCCGACATGGAGATGAAGCAGTCCAAGATGCCCATATTTGAGGCATCCCACGTCATGGGCTGGTTCTACAAGGGGCATCTTGCCTCGCAGATCGTCATCTACCCGATGGAAGTGAACATCCAGGGCGAAATCTGCAAAATGGGCGGCATCACCGGCGTCGCTACCTATCCCGAATATACGGGGCGCGGGCTGATCCATTCGCTCATTGGCAAAAGCCTTGAATACATGCGCTCACAGCAGCAGATTGTTTCCTACCTCTGCCCCTATTCCATCCCCCTGTACCGCAAGCACGGCTGGGAAATTGTTTCGGACAAGATGACCTTTGCCATCAAGGACACCCAGTTGCCCAAGCGCCACCCCGTGGACGGGCAGATCGAGCGCGTGGACATCGAGTGCGAAGACCTGCACCGCGTTTACAAGTATTTTGCGCTTCAGGAACACGGCGCGCTCATTCGCGGCAAGCTGGAGTGGGAGGAGTACTGGCGCTGGGATTCGGACGACGTCATGGCGGCAGTGTACTACAGCGCCGACGGCAAGCCCCTGGGCTATGTTATCTACTACATTGAGAACGAAGTTTTCAGTATCAAGGAAATGGTCTATCTGAACCAGGAGGCCAAGTACGGCATCTGGAACTACATCAGCGCCCATTTTTCCATGATAACCAAGGTGGAAGGCGCCAATTACACTGGCGAGCCCATTGCCTTTCAGTTTGAAGACAGTGAAATTGACGAGAGCATTCAGCCCTACGCCATGGCGCGCATTGTGGATGTGCAGCGCTTTATCGAACTGTACTCCTTCCAGTTTGAAGACCCCAAGCTGACTCTTGAACTGGAAGTGAGCGATGTCATGGCCCCGTGGAACAACGGCATCTTCCATGTGAGCTGGCGTGACGGGCGTACTTTTTGCGAAAAGGTAAACACCTGGAGCACAGGGCATCGCCTCTCGCTGGATATCAAAACGCTCACAACGATGCTGATGGGATACAAGCGCCCCACCTATCTGTACAACAATGACCGCATTGACATGGACTATCATCTGCTGAAAACGCTGGAGACACTGATCCCGCCGGACAAGCCGTATTTTTCGGATTATTTCTGA
- a CDS encoding PHP domain-containing protein — MKFIDLHTHSSASDGTDTPAQLVGKAHAAGLAAVAITDHDTLSGLDEGQQTGRELGIEVVRGCEISTGTELGELHILGLWLPENPQPLLEKLRWLREMRAERNVGIVKKLQDLGYDISMEEVLAAAKGESVGRPHIAAVMLHKGFAKDPRQVFKEFLGSRGKAYLPKTVLEPDESVRLLASMGATVCLAHPLLWKAPAGWLDSMVARLKEYGLSAIEAYHSEHSEADVRTCLALAKRFDLGVSGGSDYHGSNKPTIRLGQGYGGLRVSSAVLEGLKERRDAAGLHI, encoded by the coding sequence ATGAAATTCATTGATCTGCACACGCATTCCTCCGCTTCTGACGGTACGGATACACCTGCCCAGCTTGTGGGCAAGGCACATGCCGCAGGCCTTGCCGCAGTGGCAATCACTGACCACGACACTCTGTCTGGCCTTGATGAGGGGCAGCAGACCGGGCGCGAGCTCGGTATTGAGGTTGTGCGCGGTTGCGAAATTTCGACAGGCACGGAACTGGGCGAACTGCACATTCTTGGCCTGTGGCTACCGGAAAATCCCCAGCCTTTGCTGGAAAAACTACGCTGGCTGCGCGAAATGCGCGCAGAGCGCAATGTGGGCATAGTAAAAAAGTTGCAGGATCTCGGCTACGACATCAGCATGGAAGAAGTGCTGGCGGCGGCCAAGGGCGAGAGCGTGGGGCGACCACACATCGCTGCTGTGATGCTGCACAAGGGCTTTGCCAAGGATCCCCGGCAGGTTTTCAAAGAATTTTTGGGCAGCCGGGGCAAGGCGTATCTGCCCAAAACCGTGCTGGAACCTGATGAAAGCGTTCGGTTGCTGGCCTCCATGGGGGCAACGGTATGCCTGGCGCATCCGCTGCTCTGGAAGGCCCCCGCAGGATGGCTGGACTCCATGGTGGCCCGCCTCAAGGAATACGGGCTCAGCGCCATTGAGGCCTATCACAGCGAACACTCCGAAGCCGATGTGCGCACCTGCCTGGCCCTGGCCAAGCGTTTTGACCTTGGCGTTTCCGGCGGATCGGACTATCACGGATCAAACAAGCCCACTATCCGTCTGGGCCAGGGCTACGGGGGCTTGCGCGTCAGCTCGGCTGTACTTGAAGGCTTGAAAGAACGCCGGGACGCTGCCGGCCTCCATATCTGA
- a CDS encoding Trm112 family protein has product MPMETRELLQILACPKCLGNLVALEDNGSVAAFACKACGVVYPVRDNIPIMLVEEAIPLEDWNREHPAAKECA; this is encoded by the coding sequence ATGCCTATGGAAACCCGCGAGTTACTGCAAATTCTGGCTTGCCCCAAATGTCTGGGCAACCTTGTGGCGCTGGAAGACAACGGTTCAGTCGCCGCCTTTGCCTGCAAGGCCTGCGGCGTGGTCTATCCGGTGCGCGACAATATTCCCATCATGCTTGTGGAAGAAGCTATTCCTCTTGAAGACTGGAACAGGGAACACCCTGCTGCCAAGGAATGCGCCTGA
- the yfcE gene encoding phosphodiesterase, whose translation MRLLVASDLHGSVESLLFLLEKARELTPDALVLLGDLVYHGPRNPLPQGYDTRSVLQTMPDLSALPCPVMAVRGNCDAEVDLCLLPFAVAESTWIEADGLSIFASHGHHLPERPPCPGIKPGTVLLRGHTHVPRGETIDGLHFWNPGSLSLPKSGSPRTYGLIENGVFCVLDMQGGEILRHAPAPR comes from the coding sequence ATGCGCCTGCTTGTTGCCTCCGACCTGCACGGGTCTGTTGAAAGTCTGCTTTTTTTGCTGGAAAAAGCGAGAGAGCTTACCCCTGACGCACTGGTGCTGCTGGGCGATCTGGTTTACCACGGCCCGCGCAATCCCCTGCCGCAGGGCTATGACACCCGCTCCGTGCTGCAAACCATGCCCGATCTTTCGGCCTTGCCCTGCCCGGTGATGGCAGTGCGCGGCAACTGCGATGCAGAGGTTGATCTGTGCCTTTTGCCCTTTGCAGTCGCAGAGTCCACCTGGATTGAAGCAGACGGCCTGAGTATTTTTGCCAGCCACGGGCACCACCTGCCCGAGCGCCCTCCCTGCCCCGGCATCAAGCCCGGAACGGTTCTCTTGCGCGGGCATACCCATGTGCCGCGCGGCGAAACCATTGATGGCCTGCACTTCTGGAACCCCGGTTCCCTTTCCCTGCCCAAGAGCGGCTCGCCCCGCACCTACGGCCTTATAGAAAACGGCGTCTTTTGCGTGCTGGACATGCAGGGCGGCGAAATATTGCGTCACGCTCCCGCACCGCGCTAA
- a CDS encoding Maf family nucleotide pyrophosphatase → MSYNIAPCPAAADSSSFLRPLFRMASGLELLLASASPRRRQFLNEWGIPFRLALTSADEPRPELGESPEAYTRRAATAKALASGHAVRQQGIACQDLRPVILAADTVVAVDGDILGKPENPAHALRMLERLNGRGHEVISAVCLLLPADAAFSPAQASGSASTNTCPNVDECCVDSFRMLSFSDTSRVFFHYWPQPLLQAYLDTGEPHDKAGAYAIQGQGAVLVERVDGSWSTVVGLPVTQLAQVMLDRGLMLPCA, encoded by the coding sequence ATGTCCTACAATATTGCCCCGTGCCCGGCTGCCGCCGATTCGTCCTCATTTTTGCGCCCGCTGTTCCGCATGGCCTCAGGCCTTGAACTGCTGCTGGCTTCGGCCTCGCCCCGCAGGCGGCAGTTTTTAAACGAATGGGGAATCCCCTTCCGTCTGGCCCTCACCAGTGCTGATGAACCTCGCCCGGAACTGGGTGAATCCCCGGAGGCGTATACCCGGCGCGCTGCTACTGCCAAGGCCTTGGCATCAGGGCATGCCGTTCGCCAGCAAGGTATCGCCTGTCAGGACTTGCGGCCGGTGATTCTGGCCGCAGATACCGTAGTGGCTGTGGACGGCGATATTCTTGGCAAGCCGGAAAACCCGGCTCATGCATTGCGCATGCTGGAGCGCCTCAACGGTCGCGGGCATGAAGTTATCAGCGCAGTGTGCCTGCTGCTGCCTGCCGATGCAGCCTTTAGCCCTGCACAAGCCTCAGGGTCTGCCAGCACCAATACTTGCCCCAATGTGGACGAATGCTGTGTCGATTCGTTTCGCATGCTGTCATTCAGCGACACCAGCCGTGTTTTCTTCCACTACTGGCCGCAGCCTTTGCTGCAAGCCTATCTGGATACCGGAGAGCCGCACGACAAAGCGGGCGCATATGCCATTCAGGGGCAAGGAGCGGTACTGGTTGAGCGCGTTGACGGCTCCTGGAGCACGGTAGTGGGCCTGCCTGTCACCCAGCTTGCCCAGGTCATGCTGGACAGGGGCCTCATGCTGCCCTGCGCCTGA
- the acs gene encoding acetate--CoA ligase, which yields MSQERITTLLNENRSYLPPEHGKTSAWVCGPEEYDALCSRALEDPNDFWGARASQLIHWFKRWDKVLEADEVNHKYKWFTGGKLNASFNCIDRHLISGRRNKAALIWQGEKETDVRCYTYQMLYTEVCRVAHALSSLRIRKGDHVALYMPMIPELFIAMLACARIGAIHTAIFSGYAEGGVRSRIQGCKARVVITADAAVRGGKFKPLKANLDPILEKCPSVAHVVVVKHAGIDGVNMQRNRDVWWHDLIDDFTLNPDFPCEPMDANDTLFLLHTSGSTGKPTGVMHSTGGYLTYAAHSTQWCFDMRDDDVYWCTADAGWITGHTYGVYGPLSLGATTLMFEGVPTWPYPDRYWRIVENFRVNIFYTAPTVIRSLMRMNEAWTERYDLRSLRILGSVGEPINPEAWQWYHKNIGGGELPIVDTWWQTETGGAMIAPMPYATKLKPGSASKPLPGIDAAVIGTASRDGDEAEAGSKAGHLVIRRPWPGMMQGVYNDEEKYQSYFSRFGCYSSGDAAEVDQDGYFWILGRVDDSINVSGHRLSTAEIEAVLAACPEVGEAAVVPMPHALKGEGIYAYVVTRDEVPWSAQLRVKLRDAVRRDIGALASPEFIQFVDAMPKTTSGKIIRRMLRKIAGDSYEDIGDTTSLAEPEVIGKIIEGHRNLVAGRHETESAPEGAAETAQV from the coding sequence ATGTCCCAGGAAAGGATCACAACGCTGTTAAATGAGAACCGCAGCTATCTTCCACCTGAGCACGGCAAAACTTCTGCATGGGTATGTGGGCCAGAAGAATATGACGCTCTCTGCAGCCGCGCACTGGAAGACCCCAACGACTTTTGGGGTGCGCGAGCATCGCAGTTGATCCATTGGTTCAAACGCTGGGACAAAGTGCTGGAAGCAGATGAGGTAAACCATAAATACAAGTGGTTTACAGGCGGCAAACTTAATGCCTCCTTTAACTGTATCGACAGGCACCTCATCTCTGGGCGGCGCAACAAGGCCGCGCTTATCTGGCAGGGCGAAAAAGAAACAGACGTTCGCTGCTACACCTACCAGATGCTTTATACTGAAGTGTGCCGCGTTGCACATGCTTTGAGTTCGCTGCGCATCCGCAAGGGCGATCATGTGGCTTTGTACATGCCCATGATTCCGGAACTTTTTATCGCCATGCTCGCATGCGCCCGCATTGGCGCCATCCACACGGCCATCTTTTCCGGCTATGCGGAGGGCGGCGTTCGCAGCCGTATTCAGGGTTGCAAAGCTCGCGTTGTCATCACGGCGGACGCGGCGGTGCGCGGCGGCAAGTTCAAGCCCCTCAAGGCCAATCTTGACCCCATCCTTGAAAAGTGCCCCTCGGTGGCGCACGTGGTTGTGGTCAAGCATGCCGGTATTGACGGCGTGAACATGCAGCGCAACCGCGATGTGTGGTGGCATGACCTGATTGATGACTTTACCCTTAACCCGGACTTCCCCTGCGAACCCATGGACGCCAACGACACGCTCTTTCTGCTGCACACAAGCGGCAGCACGGGCAAGCCCACGGGCGTCATGCATTCCACGGGCGGCTACCTCACATATGCGGCGCACTCCACGCAGTGGTGCTTCGACATGCGCGACGATGATGTGTACTGGTGCACGGCAGATGCAGGCTGGATCACAGGCCACACCTATGGCGTGTACGGACCGCTTTCGCTTGGGGCCACCACGCTGATGTTTGAAGGCGTGCCCACATGGCCATACCCTGACCGCTACTGGCGCATTGTAGAGAACTTCCGGGTCAACATCTTCTATACCGCGCCCACGGTCATCCGCTCGCTCATGCGCATGAACGAGGCGTGGACAGAGCGCTACGACCTGCGCAGCCTGCGCATTCTCGGCAGCGTGGGCGAGCCCATCAACCCCGAGGCATGGCAGTGGTACCACAAGAACATCGGCGGCGGCGAGCTGCCCATCGTGGACACATGGTGGCAGACCGAAACCGGCGGCGCCATGATCGCTCCCATGCCCTATGCCACCAAGCTCAAGCCCGGGTCGGCCTCCAAGCCCCTGCCCGGCATTGACGCTGCGGTTATCGGCACAGCCTCGCGTGACGGGGACGAAGCCGAAGCGGGCAGCAAGGCCGGACATCTGGTCATCCGCCGCCCCTGGCCCGGCATGATGCAGGGCGTGTATAATGATGAGGAAAAGTACCAGTCCTACTTCTCACGCTTCGGCTGCTATTCGTCAGGAGATGCGGCAGAAGTTGATCAGGACGGCTACTTCTGGATTCTGGGTCGCGTGGACGACTCCATCAACGTGTCGGGGCACCGGCTCTCCACGGCAGAAATCGAAGCCGTGCTGGCTGCCTGCCCCGAAGTGGGAGAAGCCGCAGTTGTGCCCATGCCCCACGCCCTCAAGGGCGAAGGCATCTACGCCTACGTGGTTACGCGGGATGAAGTGCCGTGGAGCGCGCAACTGCGCGTAAAACTGCGCGATGCCGTGCGCCGCGACATCGGCGCGCTTGCCAGTCCGGAATTCATCCAGTTTGTGGACGCCATGCCCAAGACCACCTCGGGCAAGATCATCCGCCGTATGTTGCGCAAGATCGCTGGCGACAGCTACGAAGACATCGGCGACACCACTTCGCTGGCAGAACCGGAAGTCATCGGCAAGATAATTGAAGGACACCGCAACCTTGTTGCAGGCCGACACGAAACGGAAAGCGCCCCCGAAGGCGCTGCCGAGACCGCGCAGGTCTGA